The genome window TGGGAAGAACAAAGCTGACGAAGATGTATATTCGGACGGAACTGGGGTTGGGTATCATCAGTTTCCACCGCAAGTATTGaataatttttcaaagaaaaagtccgGGTTGGTTAACGATAATGAAACAAATGAGGTTAAACTTCCAGAAACAATCGacgtcacattcacttcatcattCGATGAAGACAGTGTTCAGTCCGAAGTTGTTAAAAGTATggttgaaaatgttttgaaatctgaaAGTGATTTAACTAAGGAAGAAGAATGCTTGAACAATTACATTCCGAAATCaacatccaaaaacaacttaagtgaagaacCTACTCTTGTGATGTACAAAATGTCGGGAtcagataagttgtattcggatatTGAATTTCCTTTGAAAAATGTGAATGTTGACAAATTGAAAAATGTGTTCAAGTTGGTTGAGATTGATGTGTCTGAGATTGAAGGTTTGAAACGTTCCAAAAGGCAATtaaactttgaaaaagataaagcttactacaaaaAACCTGTTGTTCTACCACGATTTTCTAACCACAATCAAAATAGATGGTCGGGcggatatcagggtggtaagaattatcaaagaaggaactttcaaaacaaaaagtttgttgagaaaaaggtgtttgtgaaaagttcaagttcAAGCTCACTTTCCGAGCAAGAAtctgaaattttttcaaaatcaaatgaagagtttTTTTGAAAAGAAGGCTTCACAGCATCAGACCAAAGGCGCAAGTTGGGAAGTTGATACCCGTACatgtttcaagtgcaacaaagttggacacattgcacggAAGTGCACCAACTTAAAGCCTAAATCTGAAGCTGTTGAGAGTccgaaaaagaaagttgatgcaaAAGGCAAAGCTCCAAGgattgttgagaagaaagttttgaaaaatgaaaacatcaaaatcaaaactgaacccgtaaagaagttggtaactaaaaatgacaattTTTACAAGCGGGTTGcgtcatctcaacaaacatggaagccaaaatctattgaaaagaaaacaagttctccaaaaccaaaggtttcagagTCTGCAAAACattcatcttctaccacaccggtaaagatgaatgttccttcggattactatgagaaacttgagaaacaaATTTCTATCCCACCAGGGAAGAAGTATGTTCcgaagaaagaccaaccatctggtcaacctcaaaaAGACGAATTTTTCTTGTATAAAGAGGTTGAGGTTAGGACTGAAGAAAGTTTAAAGATGAATGACAAAAATTTCCCGCCATTGTACACCAAAACCATAATTCTAAACGTCAAGCTACTTGAGTCGAAAGAGGCTTGGGTTGCTTCAAAATCTcactaattattttttaaaatgtGCAGAATCTTCCAAGATCCATCTCACgttggataatggatagtggagcttctcagCACATGACGGGGAAGAAAACCCTACTCTACGATGTTCGAGGGTTTAATGGAGGATATGTGGGATTTGCAGGCAATCAAGGTGGTCgtatagttggtgaaggaacttTTTCCAATGGTATTGTCACATTTGAAAGAGtaaactacatcgctgagcttgAAAACAATCTTCTGAGCATCTCTCAGATCTGTGACCGTATGTATTCAACACACTTCATGGATAAGGAATGTTTGATTCTGAAGCCGGGGTTTGTTGTCCCCGAAGAGTGGGTTATCATGtgagcaccaagagtcaatgatctgtacgtgttggacatgagcgtagccaCTACTACCACGGGTCAGACTCACTGCTTCATGTCACGAGCCACCGAAAAGGAGTCACAAttatggcatcgaaagatgggccatatTCACCTACGAAAGATGAACTACTTGGTACAGAATGACTTAGTAAATGGTGTTCATTTGAAAGGTttccatctggaaggggagtgcattagttgcaTCAAAGGCAAGCAAAAGAAGAAATCACACCCTCAAAAGAAGGTTAACTCAGTCTCGAGACCgttagagagacttcatatggatctttttggtccggTAAATGTCAAAAGTATAACTGGTGATCTCTACTGTCTAGAGTTTGATGACgttgttcagaaaaattgaaaacttgtacAGAACTCGAATTAGAAGAATCAGAAGTGACAACGGTACATAGTTTAAGAACAACAAAATGGAAGAGTATTGTGATGAGAGAGGTATACTACAGGAATTTAGCGCTccttacactccacaacaaaatggagtagcagaaAGAAAGAACAAGACGCTTATTGAAACGGCCAGGATGATGCTTGCCGA of Helianthus annuus cultivar XRQ/B chromosome 1, HanXRQr2.0-SUNRISE, whole genome shotgun sequence contains these proteins:
- the LOC110902160 gene encoding PH domain-containing protein DDB_G0287875-like, producing MKDKIYRTWKEAKSAKIWDADRECYLDPKGNIVVEPSSISVETLIEQIAEEEEEEEEEEEARQRMWAREAEEKLKSKKVDDGIIDTTKEFTADNLKKMADKVLAAKELEVDSKSGTESKNKVSSNDSTNESERIRKENEKLIHENRQLSKNYEKLNRTIKDSDERNDKTTKENLQLSGVLQSKEKKINQQVDEIANLKLQFQEASIENERINLKLNSYNSASFVLQHNVPKPIGKNKADEDVYSDGTGVGYHQFPPQVLNNFSKKKSGLVNDNETNEVKLPETIDVTFTSSFDEDSVQSEVVKSMVENVLKSESDLTKEEECLNNYIPKSTSKNNLSEEPTLVMYKMSGSDKLYSDIEFPLKNVNVDKLKNVFKLVEIDVSEIEGKKYVPKKDQPSGQPQKDEFFLYKEVEVRTEESLKMNDKNFPPLYTKTIILNVKLLESKEAWNLPRSISRWIMDSGASQHMTGKKTLLYDVRGFNGGYVGFAGNQGGRIVGEGTFSNGIVTFERVNYIAELENNLLSISQICDRMYSTHFMDKECLILKPGFVVPEEWVIM